Proteins co-encoded in one Marmota flaviventris isolate mMarFla1 chromosome 9, mMarFla1.hap1, whole genome shotgun sequence genomic window:
- the Rpl27a gene encoding large ribosomal subunit protein uL15: protein MHHHRINFDKYHPGYFGKVGMRHYHLKRNQSFCPTVNLDKLWTLVSEQTRVNAAKNKTGAAPIIDVVRSGYYKVLGKGKLPKLPVIVKAKFFSRRAEEKIKGVGGACVLVA, encoded by the exons ATGCATCACCACAGGATTAACTTCGACAAATA TCACCCAGGTTACTTTGGGAAAGTTGGTATGAGGCATTACCACTTAAAGAGGAACCAGAGTTTCTGCCCAACTGTCAACCTTGATAAATTGTGGACATTGGTCAGTGAACAGACAAGAGTAAATGCTGCCAAAAATAAGACGGGAGCTGCTCCCATAATTGATGTAGTCCGATCG GGTTACTACAAAGTTTTGGGGAAGGGAAAGCTCCCAAAGCTGCCTGTCATCGTGAAGGCCAAATTCTTCAGCAGAAGAGCTGAGGAGAAGATTAAGGGTGTTGGGGGTGCCTGTGTTCTGGTGGCTTAA